The following proteins are co-located in the Triticum aestivum cultivar Chinese Spring chromosome 1A, IWGSC CS RefSeq v2.1, whole genome shotgun sequence genome:
- the LOC123120564 gene encoding aquaporin TIP3-1: MSTAARTTGRRGFTMGRSEDATHPDTIRAAISEFLATAIFVFAAEGSILSLGKLYHDMSTAGGLVAVALAHALALAVAVSVAVNISGGHVNPAITFGALLGGRITLVRALLYWIAQLLGAIVASLLLRLTTGGMRPPGFSLASGVGDWHAVLLEAVMTFGLMYAYYATVIDPKRGHVGTIGPLAVGFLLGANILAGGPFDGAAMNPARVFGPALVGWRWRHHWVYWLGPFLGSGLAGLLYEYVVMPSTETAAHAHQPLAPEDY, encoded by the exons ATGAGCACGGCGGCgcggacgacggggcggcgggggttCACCATGGGGCGCAGCGAGGACGCGACGCACCCGGACACCATCCGCGCCGCCATCTCCGAGTTCCTCGCCACGGCCATCTTCGTCTTCGCCGCCGAGGGCTCCATCCTCTCCCTCG GGAAGCTCTACCATGACATGAGCACGGCGGGCGGGCTGGTGGCCGTGGCGCTGGCACACGCGCTGGCGCTGGCCGTGGCGGTGTCCGTAGCCGTGAACATCTCCGGGGGGCACGTCAACCCGGCCATCACCTTCGGCGCGCTGCTCGGCGGGCGCATCACCCTCGTGCGCGCCCTCCTCTACTGGATCGCGCAGCTCCTCGGAGCCATcgtcgcctccctcctcctccgcctcaccaCCGGAGGCATG CGGCCGCCCGGTTTCTCCCTGGCGTCGGGGGTGGGGGATTGGCACGCGGTGCTGCTGGAGGCGGTGATGACGTTCGGGCTCATGTACGCCTACTACGCGACGGTCATCGACCCCAAGAGGGGCCACGTGGGCACCATCGGGCCGCTCGCCGTGGGGTTCCTGCTCGGGGCTAACATACTCGCCGGCGGGCCGTTCGATGGCGCCGCGATGAACCCGGCGCGGGTCTTCGGGCCGGCGCTCGTCGGGTGGCGGTGGAGGCACCACTGGGTCTACTGGCTCGGGCCCTTCCTCGGCTCCGGCCTCGCTGGGCTCCTCTACGAGTACGTCGTCATGCCGTCTACCGAGACCGCCGCCCACGCCCACCAGCCGCTCGCGCCGGAGGACTACTAG